In Vigna angularis cultivar LongXiaoDou No.4 chromosome 8, ASM1680809v1, whole genome shotgun sequence, one DNA window encodes the following:
- the LOC108346007 gene encoding protein REBELOTE isoform X3, producing the protein MKIEETQDEEIGSDDGKSLDLVQPLDSNNACSHVGKHLTSASVYSLCELVKEQSSVPALTCLINAYRAACHNDSEATSVSGCVFSDGIQKSETFCKIIVFMLQEADATFRRLLGISNSSSRKEAVLDLKNTAKWLSLRPLIKSYLRSTVFLLNQVTDSELLAFSICRLRTSIIFLCAFPSLLHNLLKISIHLWATGDGSLSSHSFLIIQDIASISSSEWFDFCFVKTYKAFISNSQSVERKFEHIRFLRNSFVELCCLDMQKSSNKAMACILHLGKILQKGWQTKKKEVVKTICSWQYINCIDMWVTLISASIHDYDLQPLLYMIVQIINGVALLFPGPRYLPLRLRCIQWLNNLSGSSGVFIPVTSLVLDVLEYKISKDSGKPGKVLQPMSTVKLPKHWLKSRGFQEECVLSAIELLSEHFAQWSYHISFPELATAPLIHIKKVFEKISTENFRRVIKRFIDQVEMNIDFVQKKREDVSFSPKDHQSVESFLQVEKRNGNTPFTQYYKNIMSKAASRNSISDRKAPGKGKREMLHPNGSTAMVSTYS; encoded by the exons GGTTCGGATGATGGAAAAAGTTTAGATCTGGTGCAGCCACTTGATAGCAATAATGCATGTTCTCACGTGGGTAAACATTTGACTAGTGCATCTGTTTATTCATTGTGTGAACTAGTCAAAGAACAGAGTAGTGTTCCTGCCCTTACTTGTCTCATAAATGCTTATAGGGCAGCATGCCACAATGATTCTGAAGCAACCAGTGTCAGTGGTTGTGTCTTTTCTGATGGCATTCAGAAGAGTGAAACTTTCTGCAAGATAATAGTGTTCATGCTACAAGAGGCTGATGCTACATTTAGGAGGTTATTGGGAATATCAAACTCTAGTTCTAGGAAGGAAGCTGTTTTGGACCTAAAGAATACAGCAAAGTGGTTGTCTCTTAGGCCGCTTATTAAGTCATACTTGAGAAGTACTGTGTTTCTCCTGAACCAGGTCACTGACTCTGAATTATTGGCCTTCTCAATTTGTCGGCTGAGAACTTCAATCATTTTTCTGTGTGCATTTCCATCTTTACTGCACAATCTTCTTAAG ATTTCTATTCATCTGTGGGCAACGGGTGATGGGTCTCTATCATCACACTCCTTTCTCATTATACAAGATATAGCTTCTATATCTAGCTCTGAGTGGTTCGACTTCTGCTTTGTCAAAACATACAAGGCCTTCATTAGTAACTCTCAATCCGTTGAGCGGAAGTTTGAACATATACGTTTTCTGAGGAATTCCTTTGTGGAGCTATGTTGTTTAGATATGCAAAAGTCATCAAACAAAGCAATGGCATGTATATTGCATCTGGGTAAGATATTGCAGAAAGGGTGGCAAACCAAGAAGAAA GAGGTGGTTAAAACAATTTGCAGTTGGCAGTACATCAATTGCATTGATATGTGGGTTACGTTAATATCAGCTAGCATACATGACTATGATCTTCAGCCATTGCTTTATATGATTGTACAGATTATAAATGGAGTTGCTCTCCTGTTTCCCGGGCCTAGATATTTACCACTGAGACTCAGATGTATCCAATGGCTTAATAATCTTTCTGGTTCTAGTGGGGTTTTCATCCCTGTTACATCATTGGTGCTGGATGTTTTAGAATACAAAATTTCCAAGGATAGTGGGAAACCTGGCAAAGTATTGCAACCTATGTCTACTGTAAAG CTTCCAAAGCATTGGTTAAAATCACGTGGCTTCCAAGAAGAGTGTGTATTATCGGCCATTGAACTCCTTTCAGAGCACTTTGCACAATGGAGCTATCATATATCTTTTCCCGAGCTAGCGACAGCACCACTTATACACATAAAGAAGGTCTTTGAGAAAATTTCTACCGAGAATTTCCGACGGGTTATCAAGCGTTTCATTGACCAA GTGGAAATGAATATTGACTTTGtgcaaaagaaaagagaagatgtgtctttttcaccaaaagatCATCAGTCCGTTGAATCATTTCTTCAG GTTGAAAAACGAAATGGTAACACTCCATTTACACAATACTATAAAAACATCATGAGCAAGGCTGCTTCTAGGAATTCAATTTCAGATAGAAAG GCTCCAGGCAAGGGGAAGAGGGAAATGCTACATCCAAATGGCAGCACTGCCATGGTGTCTACTTACTCCTGA